The Syntrophorhabdales bacterium genome includes a region encoding these proteins:
- a CDS encoding DUF202 domain-containing protein, which translates to MDRNEDIKILLAEEQMLLSRERTMRSCLQTGLAFTSVGLVIVKFLGGIFCACAGLFFVIIGAWQIMEAGKRYLRFRKAIVQLREKEAKLGYDIGMIK; encoded by the coding sequence ATGGACAGGAATGAAGATATTAAGATCCTCCTTGCCGAGGAGCAGATGTTGCTCTCGAGAGAGAGAACCATGCGCTCCTGCTTGCAGACAGGGCTGGCCTTCACCTCCGTCGGTCTCGTAATCGTGAAGTTTCTCGGCGGTATTTTCTGTGCCTGCGCCGGCCTCTTTTTCGTCATCATCGGGGCTTGGCAGATCATGGAGGCCGGCAAGAGGTACCTACGCTTCCGCAAAGCCATAGTACAGCTCCGGGAAAAGGAAGCAAAACTGGGATACGATATCGGGATGATAAAGTGA
- a CDS encoding bacteriohemerythrin, whose product MQWTNSLSVNVGEIDSQHQKLVRLINDLGDAMRVGKGKDLLGKTIAELASYTVAHFSTEEKYFDKFGYPDAATHKVEHKKFIEEVSKFKKDFDSGNVGLSTSVMNFLSDWLKNHIMGKDKKYGPFFNEKGLK is encoded by the coding sequence ATGCAGTGGACCAACAGTCTGAGCGTTAACGTGGGCGAAATCGACAGTCAGCATCAGAAGCTTGTAAGACTCATCAATGATCTTGGTGACGCGATGCGCGTGGGGAAGGGCAAGGATCTACTGGGCAAGACCATTGCCGAGCTGGCCAGTTATACGGTGGCTCATTTTTCGACGGAAGAGAAATATTTTGACAAATTCGGGTATCCGGATGCGGCAACGCATAAAGTGGAACACAAGAAATTTATAGAAGAGGTTTCCAAATTCAAGAAAGACTTTGATAGCGGCAATGTGGGCCTTTCCACGAGCGTAATGAATTTCCTCAGCGATTGGCTCAAGAATCATATCATGGGGAAGGACAAGAAGTACGGCCCGTTTTTCAACGAAAAAGGATTGAAGTAG